The genomic stretch ACTCACATCTTGCACCAGGAATAACCAAGTCTAGCAAGGGATAAAAATGCAGCAGGGACAAAAAAAGCGTACTGTTCCCCCAAAGTGGGGTTGTCATGAAGCAGTACGCAAAAACATTCTTCCACAACCTCCAGCAGATTTTCACCCCCCACCAGCAGCAGACCTTCAAAGCCCTGATGGTCCTGTTCCTCGCTGCCACCGGAAAACCCTTGCCACACTCCTCCAAGCTTAAATCCGAAAGTGCCATCAGCCGGTTTTTGAACCACTACCGCTGGGACACCAGGGAGCTCATTCGACTCTCCCGGCAGCAGATCACAGACGTCCTGCAAACCTACCAGGGGAGAAGAGGCAGAAAACACCATCTGGAACTGATTGTGGATTTGACCACCCTGGAGAAACGCGGCAAATTTAAAGGGCTGCCCGGCTGGCTACATGTTCTGAAAAATGCTCGTGGTCTGCATTTGATCGTGTTGTGCGTCAAGATCGGTCCGCACTGCTTCCCGTGGAATTTTCGCATCTGGAACGGAAAAGGGAGCAAAAGCCCTACCGTGCATGCTCTGAGAATGCTTCAGGCGTTTCCCAAAACGCTGAGCAATGGCTTCAAAGTTCGGGTGCTGGCCGACGGTGGGTTTGATGCTGCCGGATTCATCGTAGGGGTTCACCAGCTGGGCTATTCGTGCATTGTGGGCACCCGGAGCACCCGAAAGACCACCGAGGGCAAAAAGTTAAATCAGTACCCTTTTCGGACCAGGACCATCTACCTGAAAAACGTGCAGCAAGATCAAAAACCCCTGCCGATCTACTTTTCCTGGGTGTGGTTGGAGCGCAATGGACGCTGGGAGAAACGCTATGTGCTGTCTACTGAGCAGATGACGCCCAACAATATTCGTCGTACTGGGCGTCGCAGGTGGACCATCGAGGGCGTTTTCAAGATTTGTAAAAACCGCTTCGGTCTGCACCATTTTGGTCAGCACAGCAAAATGGGGGTCTTGAGGTACCTGTTGCTGTCTCTGGTGGCGTATGTGCTGTCCCACGTGCAATTGGAGGGAA from Deinococcus cellulosilyticus NBRC 106333 = KACC 11606 encodes the following:
- a CDS encoding transposase produces the protein MKQYAKTFFHNLQQIFTPHQQQTFKALMVLFLAATGKPLPHSSKLKSESAISRFLNHYRWDTRELIRLSRQQITDVLQTYQGRRGRKHHLELIVDLTTLEKRGKFKGLPGWLHVLKNARGLHLIVLCVKIGPHCFPWNFRIWNGKGSKSPTVHALRMLQAFPKTLSNGFKVRVLADGGFDAAGFIVGVHQLGYSCIVGTRSTRKTTEGKKLNQYPFRTRTIYLKNVQQDQKPLPIYFSWVWLERNGRWEKRYVLSTEQMTPNNIRRTGRRRWTIEGVFKICKNRFGLHHFGQHSKMGVLRYLLLSLVAYVLSHVQLEGKERGFQTGGNWPAK